ATCGGAGGAAACCACAGATTTAGAAGAAACTACCCAAGAAgtgtcaacatcttatgaaaatagaTTCAATTTTGAAGATGAGGAAGACAGAAAGGCCGCAGAAGCATTATTAGCTTTGAAACATACTCGAAGACGTGAAGAAGATGAAGCAGGCCCCAGTCATAGAGATTTTAATGTGTAAATGAGCACACCAATAATTTTAACAGTATTAATAAGTAACTTGTGACCAAAGTATAAAAGATAAGCGAATAAACTCATATAAACTTATTGTATTCATAATTCACCTGAAAATAAaagattgaataaataataagtaaaaacaaaatcaagCACAATATTCTAAAAACAACTTCTAAAACAATTTGATTACctaaaaaaatgcacaaaacAACATAACATAAATGATGGCAATGTTTCTGGCTGCCATCACCGTGGCGCAGTCATCTTAATCTGAAAATTCTATACTAAAGATATAAGCGGACCTTACACGTTCAATAAAATTGACCCTGTAAGGAAAAAAATCTAGCTATAAGTGATGGGGATATTGAGCGTGTAGGGGGAAACGTCAATAACATGGTCAATAATATTCAGATGGTGCCAAGGTTTCGTATGAGATGGTTCTTGTATGCAGtgacttaaataatttatctactggTTTTCATTTATCGATAGGAAAGggtttattgacttttgatTCTACTCCTTCTGATGACTACAATGACATGAATGCTGAAGTTTTTCAAGAATAGTTCAAACAAATCATAGATCTTCCTCCTTAGAAGTGTATAATAGTAATGGGGAATCCAAGTTAACATTTGAGATTTTAGACAAATTGCCAACATCCAAGATTTACAAAATTAGCTAAATTCAGAGAATATTAAGTTCCATCCCAGTTCTGTGAGGAAATAACATGCTTTGTGTTCCCTTTAtaaacagaaattaaaaaatttgaaatctatGATTGATTTTCGTTAGACCTCCACCATATCATTACAAACTTATCTCGATTGAACTGGTATGGGCACAGATAAAAGGAGAAGTTTCAAgagaaaaatacttattttaaaattagtgatttgcatagttttcttttttggaACCTAAAAAACGGGAAAGGACAGTAAATCATACgattaaagaagaaaagaaaatatggaagTTGCACATATTGGTTCCAAAACTTAGTGTCATGAATGATAAAATCTTATTAGTCAATATTATGGGTCTAAAGGACAGTATTGACAGTATATTCACGATATTATTGAGTGTGTTAAGGTCCGTTATATGGCAAGCACCTGAGCGACGTaagaaattgtcaaaatcagctgattccgatttaaaaaaatacccgccgtggggtaaacatATGCTTTTGCCGTAAATTTGTGTTTTGTGAActtatttgttctatttttagtcttttttatttccagttttattgcaaaattgTTTCTTATGGAGTGCTCCCAGAAAGGGGCTTTGTCGGTTTTTTCTACTGTATAGTGTTGTGCTCAGTGTAGATAAGCGGTAAATATAGTCTCAAACTCAAGTAAATTGGAAACTTGTGAAAAATGAGTAGGATTCTCAATAAAACTCTTAATCTAATCAAAAGAAGTTAATTGCACCTAAAGCTTCAAGTTTGTCCTTTATCTTTCAGCTGCCACTTGTTTGTTATCACTTTGCAACCTACTCATGTTTGATGAACTTGTAAACTCAACAATggaaattaatgtaaaaaaaaacacccgaaatttaattaaaattagtaaaagtgttctaaattttgtaaatttcttgAAAGTTTACTTGattgactgaaaaaaaaactgtaaaaatacTCAGTTTCAGCTGTATTAGTTTCACTCAAACAGGTCTAAGAATTATTTATGAAGTCCTATTAACCCCACAAAACAAAACAACCGAACTACTGGAAAAATGATGAGAAGCTGACACGGGTACATACGAGAAAatttaccccacggccgccaTATCGACGTAGATCAGTTTTCTTAGATTACCAAATGGTGCATTTCACTAAGCATTCACGACGCCAAAAACATTCTTTTGAGCGTTCCACATAGCGACTACGATCGTGGTGGTCGCGGTGTGAACGTCATGATTAACGTTCTCGACGACCCTCGTCAAGTGGTGGGTCGAAGTAAGCGTTGAAATAATTAGTGGAATTCTCAAAATTCAAGCGACGCAGATTGTGATATTATAAGTACTTTTGACGTACTACTAAATATTTCAGTATCGCcgcagaagatattttgatgTCAATGTAAATTAGTTCCACTAAAAAATTCAGTGActtacaaattgtaacataaCTTCTTAAAgcttttgctttattttttctgttttgccattcgttaatatttatctcaacaCTCTTAGGTTTACGATTATAACGCTCTGGACTAAGTGGAATGGAAAATATCATGGTCGTGATTATCGTGAGTGTTTAGTGGATTGCACCGTAATTACTTAGTTCAGTTTCCGAATGACAGTAGGTTTGTTCTTATCATATACCAAAGTTTGGTGCACTACGCATGACTTGACTATAATCTATTACGAACACGTGTCCAAAACCAAAAATCGAGtcggtttttattgaaactggcggTGGTGTGGGGGGATTAACGGCGAATCGatagatagaaaaaaatgtccTTCCGTACACCAGTTTCATCAGCGAAAACTTCATCCTAATGCAGGACAATATTCGTCCACACACTGCAGTTTCCGTACAGTAGTATTTACAGTATGTCAAATTTACCGCTATGGATTGGCCAGCGCGTAGTACAAACTAAAACCCTATTGAGCATTCATGGGATGAACTTataactcaataacaacatagaccaattattataaaactaagACTAATGGCTTTGAGAtgctaaaatcagaaaaagaatggaagcCATCAATTTTTTGCTAGCAACTTTTCACTGCAAACGTGTGACTTGAGTAGATTTTTTTGCTCACAATTATATATCTCAATTAGAATAAGTTGAAATTGTGTGTGGTGTAGTGTAACGATTAACTGACACCTAGAAGATTGATTATGCCCTTTCTATTCAGTTTCTGGAAACCACTTCAGACACAATTAGTATGTTTAGTCCGGattcttcaagaaatttcaCAAACATCCGCCGGCTTCAGTTTGGATACATATTCCTGCTCTATTCAGTTTTCTCACATATGTTATACCTGAGATAATGTAATGCCGCCTTGCTGATAGATATTTACTCTTCTAAACCACAGAATCTGCATTGGTTGAGGTATCCATTCAAAGTATAATGTTTAATACAGACTTCTGGTCTAGTCCTACTATATTGCCTAGTAGTTCAATCTTCTCAATCACTTCTATTTCATCCAATATTGTATCAGTGCTGATTCCTCAAGAGGATTCTAGTTCCCTTCCTTTGCTAGTTTATCAATCATCTCATTTCCTCCTACTTTAGTGTGTCTTGGTACTCACAACTTTGTtaagtttaaaaaatgattcccaaagaattattaattatacaaGAGCTAGTGCTTTACTGACTGCTTGGTGATCAtacaagattattattatcagcACATTTCTTATTGACATTGAACTGATCTCTAATTGCGTAAATTTCTATTTggagtttttaaaaactatttagtATTTTGTTCCAGACTCATATACTCCTACTTACTTTAAAACAGTATACCTTTCAATTGTATTCTTTTCCTAGTACTATTTCCTGTTTGTTACTAGATTCTGTATTTACTCGTTCTATCAATTTCCAGAAATTGTGTAATGAATTGAAACATCATTAAATCAGTATTGGTATGAGAATTCGTTTATGTTTTTATCAGTTATATATTTGGAATTTCTGGTGAATCGTTGATAATGTTCATACTGTTTTAGTACCACTATaccaatatttacaattatgcTATCTGGTCCTTTGAACCTTCTATTTATCGTTGATTcgtatccggctcgaaggatcagacagtgtaattataaATGTTAGTAAACCGTGTTTTTGgttatatttgtttcaattgtaTATCCTAAATATTTAGGGTAGTTATAGAGTTCTTATATTTAGACGTTATAGTTTTGGAATATGTGATTGTTTTAAGGCTGGTGGTAAAACtgattaaatcaattaaaataagaaTCAAGAAAAACGAAATAGTACTAGAACACCTTATATTAAATTCATTGAGCATAGTATGCACCagtatttctaaaaaaagaaTTATGACTAATGTACAATTGTGGaaacatttatttacaaatGTTCAACCAATACATAAGCTGAAGATTCGATACTATAAAAGGTTTAGACAAAGTTGTGCTTATATATCGCCAGTATCAAATCTTTCTACACAGATTGTCCCAGAATTTAATATGCTAATTTAAAATCAAGCAAAACTGATAAGAATGCATCGACATAGATAATTAAATCCTATTCAGTAAACCattagtatttattttgattaaaattatggCAAACATAAAGTTACTGTTCAAATTTTACTTCACTATTCattttttagaagcaaattattccttcaagtctttttatcagttttctaataataacaccatttcttgataaaacaaaacctgTTCTAGACCTTTCTTTGCTATTAAAAATTGTGTCATAAGATCTgaattatactaaaaaaacaaatcaacagGATATATGTGAGTGTCtcattaaatattacataattttaaatgaattaaaattgaaacattctaaTAAATTCTGAGACATCCTGTACATATCAATTTACCTTCACTTTATAAAGCAGTTTTCCAGAGCTACTTTAATGTAGGTAGTACACGCTCGCCAAGGTGACCCGAGAGTGTACACGGAGTTATTTCGACCTCCCTGAGTACTCTGAAAAAGTCAAAGGAAGTAAAGACATCTAGGGAGTATTTCTAGTACAAGCTCGCACTGTACGATTCGTTACGAAATTCTTGGAAATGTTGACATAAAAACTGATTAGAGGAGTATTATAGACGATATCCCAGAGTCTCGTGCTCGGGTCGCATTGATGAGCGTGTACTGCCGGCATAATATTTCCAACTATTGTTGTACACCAGCAAACGAAAAGTACAATGCCGTTTCGGCACAGCcgtaatcaaaaataaataaattctacttcagaaaaatatttttttgaaggtTTTCTACAGTTGTAAAATACAAAGTAACAAAAGAATAAATGCgttcaaaaaatgaataattataaaaaggtcgacaaaaatatttgtaattaaatataattgtttaaaGCGACACTAATTTCATagcaaatagtttttttaaataaaatataacaagaaaTATATTCAGATTCTAACAGGTTGTTTGCAGAACACACTTAGAGCTTCATGATAGTAAAAAATTTCCATATCTTCGTCTGATTAATTTCTTAATGTTCCAAGAAAATAACTAGAGCGTAGGCAGACATAAAACAAATACGGCTCTGTACAAATATGAAGGACGCTTAAGATGGTTGAGGTGTCTGCTCACTACACCGTAACCAATATATGAACACTACTCATACTAGACCGTTAAATCACAGACTAATACTGTCGCCTACAACTCACGTAACGTCAAGACTATTATGCCACTTTGCTTGACGGCTGGGCGGTGAGTATACTGCACTTGATGACTGCCTCACCATTGTCATCTGTTGATGGCACTACAAGACACCACACAATACTTTGTACATGGGAAATTAAAACTCGGTTTTGGTGAATGTAGCGGATACAAAACGCCGTTGATCCATTTAGGTGGGCATGGTAGAGCGTAACATGTCAGATACTTTTCTAGCATGTTAAAGGTATGGTGTAGTTAGCAGacttattaaattgaaaattaatacaataaactaatctcaaatttgaaaattgagatTCGATAGAAGGAACAAAAGCCCTACTGACGCCGCAATCGAGTTTAGGGTCACATGTTGCGACCAATATtatactcaaaataaaaaaaagaaactcaTTTCGTCAAAGTAGTAAAGTTACATCCTtcatcttttgaaatttttggcaCTCACTTGTCAACTTAGCTACCCCATAATGCTGTTTgacaaaagataaaataaatcgACTGTTTCGTTTTTGAAACTCCAGGATtagtttgtttaaaataaaatttaatttaaaaaatcgaaaatataaattaaaagtgatattgttaaacaataaaaagagtTGATTTGATAACAGCATAAAACATTTCAGAGTTAGtaccaaatttataaaatttatttacaagaaATCAGATAAAAATATAACTGTAGTGAAGCCctcattttacaataaaaagaTTGAATGTGACTTTACgtcattattaaaaacattaaaagttaCAGCTGATTTATTTGGAAGTTTTCTTTTCATgatcagtttattttttatacagcTGAAACTTGTTCAGGTCTAAAATCATCTCATTTAGTCTCTCGAGCTggattttaagaaataaatatgtCCTGTAGTCGAGTTGTGATTAATTATCTGATAAAGTTCAAATAACACTACATATAAAATGGTATCCATTTCAACTGAATAAAAAATAGCACAGACATCGGACAAATAAAGGTATCATCGCCATCTATTGACAAACAACTGAACTTGGTTAATAATGTGTGAATGAGTAGTATGCTTGAATTGTCATAGTGGCGTATCATATAATTCCGTATCCCTACAAAACAGCTAATTACACAATGAAAACTAAATGTATCACTCTCGATTTCTTTCGCATCATGTCTTCCAATTGTGACGTTGTTGTTGGGTTGGTGGTGGAATCATATCCAACAGGTACTGTCGATGTAGATCGGCAGCGCGTTGTATATCTGCCAAATTGCCGCCAGCCGTGTTTTTACCGGTCGCGGCTGCTTGTGCCATCGCCAACTGATACGGGTAAAATAGCGGGGAAAATTGAAGCATATGCGCAGCTGCTGGAGGCCCGCCAGCAGATAAACctaaaagaataaaatcaaaattatcggGAACAAAATTTATAGATTTACTTACTTCTTAAGATCTGCTGATGTAACGCCTGCATAGCAGCTGCATTCTGTTGTTGCGTGTACTTATCCTGGGCGACGGAAGGAGGTGGATGACTCGGTGGATGTGAAGTGCGCGGCGGCGGCGGAGTAGGTTGTGGTGGCGGTGGTGGGGCTGGCGCGGGCGGTGTAGGTGCATGTCTCGGTACAGGTGTGGGTGTTACCGCCTTCGGAAGAGCTTCGGGTGTCACCGGTGACGGCGCTGGACTGCTTGAAGTGAATACTccattctataaaaaatataaatatatattatgacaaaaatttcaattcaatcgAAATAAAacgatatatatataatgtatacAGTAATCTCCCCTATAACACGGTAGGTTTCGCGTTGTAGGAGTATTTCCGTGCAACACGTTTTTACGATCCCATATAACCCGTTGTGTATAAATTATCCATATTTATTGCTTGTCGGAAGAAACGGCTTCTAATCTCATtgaatgattgaaaattttttgagcTTACGCTTTTATTAAACAACTATTTGtaggaatattattttgatagcAATCttctatcaaaaaattttctgtttttgaatgtaacatgccattcggcttaTTACGTTTTCTTCGAGCATTTTGAATaatcctttgttcacgtattgtggcatagtagtcacttcggatttatttattctaatattcgAGTTTATGAaggaattaatttgttatcgacctatCACTCCATTCgagaattcaataaaacctcggaatgtattcgAAATCGTCCTCtacattttaaatcaaaataaatttcagtaaatttgtggtttttttattctttatattcactggtaagttttttctttatcattGTGTTTACAAAAATTCCGGTTATAATTATGGATTTCCcttttttttaagcaaattttgtatgatagttttcatataaattcgtattatctatttatttggggaatAGAATGAATAGAACAGAtttctgtttggttatattataaaaaatataaattcagatTTTCTATATGCTAGAGCATAGGCTCTTTTTTAATCAAATCTGTTCtttcttcagtaatttccatctgtgttcccGTTTCCTTCCTCATTGTATTTTAtcccgcagttctacagctgccaagTTGGAGTTTCAATCAACCAAAGGACTCAACGTCACAGCCCTCAACTGGAAAttcccggatttccatagataagtcccagtcttattttcattctatatatatatatatatatatatatatatatatatatatatatatatataatcaatttcttatttcttaaacatttcttgattttaggtctcttctgatctCTTATGgttcattttttttggttatgCATGTTGTGTCAAATACGTCATTTATCACCAATTTGTCATACTTGACTTCTTGTGTATTTTGTTTAAAGTATGGTAATAATATTCTTTGTTCCTCTTGTATTTTTTTGGTCATCTCTTATCCATATATCAGTgccttttattttttctctttgtctatatactaatatttttatatttcatatgcAGTCTTTTATAAGAATGTGTCTTGCTCTACCAGGTTTAAAAAGATACTCAAAAGAAGCTCATACATAACTGAGGAAAGCGTATATGTAATGTggaggaaaaaaattgtagggACAAGTAACCAGGATAAGAATAACTGTACCGAAtcatattctaaaattaaatattgttatgAAACATACTCACTTGTGCGAGTCTCTGTTCGATTTCTTGCTCCTGTTGTAGAGCCTTCACAAATGCTGTCTTCAACCTATTTGTATGTTCTGCTTTCAGAGCCTTTTTGACATTATTTGTGACACACTGTtcacaaatgacagatttactACCtgaaactataaatatataaatatatatatatatatatatatatatatatatatatatatatatatatatatatatatatatattaatgaataatttagttGTCTTGAATTGAATtacctttttgttttttactattttcccATTTCCAAACGGGAGTGAAGTCAGACTGGCATTGGCTACATGCAAATGGTTGTGGGGGTAATGGCATTCGTGTTTCTTTAGTGAGAAAATCAACGACATGTTCTAAGCCGACAAGATATATAAATTCTGTATTGCTCGGATTAGGTATAAAGTGCATTTCCGGAGGTGGCGGTTTTGGTGGTGGtatctgaaaataaaatcagtttacattacttgacaaaaaaaattataaaacccAATTAATGTCtaccattttaatgaataaacagaatttttcaaaatacaattatcaaaaatataagatttacgattatgtataatttttgatGAGACCAACATACCGAAGTTAGAAACAAGTTActctataaaattaattaaacaagGGAATTTCGATAAAAATCTACTCcgttaaaaaagtatttaatcaAGCCATATAAAAAGTTGAAAGTGCCTTATGGGAAACCTGGCTCTTGCATGCAATATATTGATTCTAAAGTACTTCATTATTGGCCAAGATGAAGTCCTTTCTCTCAGAGAGGGATGATGTAGTGGAACGgatcgttttattttttatttcattaaaataaattgctaACCTAGTTATTAAACGtttcaaattatcaatagaATTGTTATTGTTACCAATTAATACCTGTGACGAAGACACGGCGAAAATAAAGACATATTTCGTCTGGCCATAACCAATAACTGCAGTATAAAGGAAGGAAGAGCATAcgatattgaaataataataaatgtaatttaacttaaaaaataagTATGGGGGCAAGGCTACAAAATCCATCAATAagtaaaaaatactttaaactGGCCAAAAAACCTTGGGTTGATGGCCTTGTGGTACAAAAGTTTAAAAAAGAAgtttgttcaaattaaaattgaaaaacagcATAATCCTTTCGAAgttcataatacttcttttaaataaatacctgcaataatgttttttccaattgttttcttaatgctAATTTTGCAGCAGCTTGTCTTTGAGCAGGAGTTTGGTTGTCTTCTCTAGGTCTctcctaaaataataattataattaattggaATGATAATTAtcagaataaataatagataattaaatacaaatataaaagtttactgcctataaaaataaatctgtaaAAATATTGTCTATTCTATGACTTTATGCAAAGTTTCAAAACAAACCCAATTATTGGTTAAAGGaaagttggaatttctgtaATCGTTGTAAATCATACTATCACTACATTGTCTGCTCTTTCGAATCGAACATATCAGGCTTGAAGGACCATATgtgaaatttttagaattacACTGTCTATTTCGTCATATCCGGCTCAAAGAATCAGTCAATATAATTGTTacttttggtgtagtggtagtaaacaGTGAGTGAGAAAATGCATACCCGAACAATAGTTAATAGTAGTCATCTGTCAGAATAATTAAAAAGACATTTTAGCGGTATTGAAATCATCATATGagacaaaaatagtttttgtgtaatctaatatttacaaaatatacagggtgtcccagaAATTGCACGCCAGGCTGACACGGGAGGTAGATCAGCTTTagatctatcaaataaaagcaacatgacctcagtaaaagttttttagttttcgagatattaacacttttaggttttttcagaaaatctctactttttgccctatttttgtctgttatgggcataaaaaacctctaatttataattctttttttttctgggCTACCACTAATAGTTGGTTGAGACAACccagtattcattttaataaaaagtagtacgacattaacaaaaaaaaacaactcaatcttactttttgtttcaaagcgaaaaccttaactaaagtttggttagcg
This portion of the Diorhabda sublineata isolate icDioSubl1.1 chromosome X, icDioSubl1.1, whole genome shotgun sequence genome encodes:
- the LOC130451553 gene encoding transcriptional repressor p66-alpha isoform X1, yielding MDVDETVVDLSISNRSSSTPPNYVPFHLTNNNSTSSIPQQQPLPLTNSRRVLRPRTEPRSYVESSDALINGLLDKPRVNGNFEYSSDSSEGEMPPLSPIREYTTADIKQRERGLRRLREELRAEEMKLVLLKKLKQSQQLKENVAVLPPNIPVSALPTSGLPSGLSITPTTVKVPPKGQQSPQMAHSRHPSSNNSHKVSNIPGNGSGNSQHLLRVQQPPPPRASMHGPPMNASLINNRTSLSVPQPPQRSSMGRPPSGFPPGVKDLSPSVTITPAPPQSIKERPREDNQTPAQRQAAAKLALRKQLEKTLLQIPPPKPPPPEMHFIPNPSNTEFIYLVGLEHVVDFLTKETRMPLPPQPFACSQCQSDFTPVWKWENSKKQKVSGSKSVICEQCVTNNVKKALKAEHTNRLKTAFVKALQQEQEIEQRLAQNGVFTSSSPAPSPVTPEALPKAVTPTPVPRHAPTPPAPAPPPPPQPTPPPPRTSHPPSHPPPSVAQDKYTQQQNAAAMQALHQQILRSLSAGGPPAAAHMLQFSPLFYPYQLAMAQAAATGKNTAGGNLADIQRAADLHRQYLLDMIPPPTQQQRHNWKT
- the LOC130451553 gene encoding transcriptional repressor p66-alpha isoform X2 encodes the protein MDVDETVVDLSISNRSSSTPPNYVPFHLTNNNSTSSIPQQQPLPLTNSRRVLRPRTEPRSYVESSDALINGLLDKPRVNGNFEYSSDSSEGEMPPLSPIREYTTADIKQRERGLRRLREELRAEEMKLVLLKKLKQSQQLKENVAVLPPNIPVSALPTSGLPSGLSITPTTVKVPPKGQQSPQMAHSRHPSSNNSHKVSNIPGNGSGNSQHLLRVQPPPPRASMHGPPMNASLINNRTSLSVPQPPQRSSMGRPPSGFPPGVKDLSPSVTITPAPPQSIKERPREDNQTPAQRQAAAKLALRKQLEKTLLQIPPPKPPPPEMHFIPNPSNTEFIYLVGLEHVVDFLTKETRMPLPPQPFACSQCQSDFTPVWKWENSKKQKVSGSKSVICEQCVTNNVKKALKAEHTNRLKTAFVKALQQEQEIEQRLAQNGVFTSSSPAPSPVTPEALPKAVTPTPVPRHAPTPPAPAPPPPPQPTPPPPRTSHPPSHPPPSVAQDKYTQQQNAAAMQALHQQILRSLSAGGPPAAAHMLQFSPLFYPYQLAMAQAAATGKNTAGGNLADIQRAADLHRQYLLDMIPPPTQQQRHNWKT